In Oryza sativa Japonica Group chromosome 1, ASM3414082v1, the genomic stretch CAGGGGATGAGTTAGAGTGCCTTCTTTCAAACTCTCTTGCTTTAGAGCAGTTGGCACTCATTCACTGCGATCATATAATTTGCCTAAGGATACCTTGTGTGCTGCAGCGGTTCAGCTGCCTGAGGGTTCATGGATGCGTGAGGCTGAAATTGATAGAGAGCAAAGTTCCAAATCTCTCCACTTTAGACCTTAGCGGAAAGGCGGAACTGTTGCTTGGGGAAACATTGCAAATGAAGAACTTAAGCATGCGCCATCCAAATGTTGTCTGTTATGCTCGTTCTGAGCTTCCATCCAGTATGCCAAATATTGATACTCTTGCCTTAAGCTCCTATGATGAGGTATACTCTAAAACTTTGTGTTGTCGATTAGCAATGTATGTGTATCACATGGCTTTTGAATAATTGATCTGAGACGTGGCATATTGGTTGCGCAGGTGGTTAATACACCAATGCTGCCTACCAAATTCCTCTACCTCAAGCACCTGACCATTTGTTTGAGCTCCGGAACCTTTTCGCCGTCCTATGACTATTTTTCTCTGGTTTCTTTCCTTGATGCGTCtccttccttggagactttgaACTTGGATGTAAAGCTCTGTTCATCCTATCCTGCAAAGTTATCTGGTCACTGTGTCAGGTCAATTGACTATACTTTGTTTTCATCTTCAGGTAACAAATGATCCTATGAAGCATGAATCAATTCTAGGACATTCCTCAAAGTCACATTTGAGGCAGATGGCTGAAGACCACCATTGCCACCTCAAGAATGTGGAGATCACAGGGTTTAGCTCTGCTAAGAGCTTGGTTGAGCTAACTTGTTATATCCTCAAGAACTCGGTGTCGCTCGAGTGTCTTACTTTGGACACCCTGTATCCGTATGATTTTAGGTGTTCTGACGAAAGATTTGAACGGTGCAGAACCATGCGCATAGTATTTTGAGGGAAGCCCGTACAGCGCTTGTGGCTATCGGAAGATACATCGAGGATAAAGTTCCCGCTAGAGTTAAGTTGACCGTTGTGGAGCCCTGTAGTCAATGCCATAAGTTGTCATAATCACTCGCATAAACGTAGGATGTTCTTAACTTCGGATGAGCCATATGTTTCTTGAATTATTATTGGATTAGTTATAGGAATCGAGCAAATGTATAATCGTTGTAATTTGATTTGAGATGAAAAATGGTCTTTGTTTTTTGAATTATCGGCAATATGGGCCCACACGAGCCCTAGTGGGTGGGCCCAGACGGCCCTACCTTCCCCGTCCCATTTCCTTGCAGTATAAAAAGTACTCCACTCCGTAAGACGCAGCTCCCTCCTTCCGAAGCTTCCAGAAGCCAAGAGGAATCAAACCAGCACAAGGGTCTTCTTCTcaacctcccctcctctcccctcccccaccgTCTCTCATGGCCGATTTCCCGCCATGGGCGgacctcgccgacgccgtcgtgcGCGAGATCGCCAACCGCCTCCCCTGCGTGTACGACCGCGTGCACCTCGCCGGCGTCTGCCGACCATGGCGCGAGTCCCTCGAGCGGCTCCCGCCCCTGCACCCGCCTCCCAAGCTGCCGTATCTCATCCTGCCGCTCGCCGAGCAGCCGGCCTTCTCCTGCGTCCTGAGCGGCGGCGCCACCCACCCCTTCTTCGTCCCGGAGCGGATTCGCCACGCTTGCTACTTCGGCTCGTACGACGGCGGCTGGGCCTTCCTCTCCACTCTTCATCCTCAAGCTAATCGAGTGTACTTCCTCGCCAATCTGGCCGGCACCTCGGGCACCTTCAATCTCCCCAACAGGATCCAGTTGGAACGCGAAGCGCTTGAATTGGCGCCTGAGGAGAAGCCGCTGCTGCATCGGTTGGTCATCTACACCGCCACCCTCTCGTCGGACCCATTTATGGATGGATGCGTGGTCGCCGGACTCATCAACGATCAAGCTCCCATACCCGGCTACCGCCGCCAGAAGATTGCGTTCTGGCAAATTGAAGATAGGGTGGTCGTCGGCTACTTCTACATGGGTGAAGCGTGCTGGGATGCGGTGGACGTCGTGCGCCACAATGGAGCCTTCCATTTCCTCACCAAGGGGGAGGACATCATCGTGGGCAATCCGGTCTTCGCTGAAGCGGGTGCGCCGCCCCAAGTGCAATGGGAGTATCGCTGCTTCTCGTCGCAGGGGCGCGGCTACGACGGGCAGCACGTCGTGGCGCGCTACCTCGTGGAGTCCAGCGGAGAACTGCTCATGGTCGTGAGGTGCTCTCCTCGTCCTGGAGAGTTCACGTCAGCGTTCAAGGTGTTCCGAATGGCACaacccgaggaagacgacgacgcacCCTCACTGGATGGCCGGACGATGCTGTTCGTCGGGCGTCCCTGCTCCAGATCTGACGGCGATGTGGTTCGGTACATCTGGAGGGAGCTGCCCTCGCTGGAAGGCCGGATGCTGTTCGTCGGGCGCGGCTGCTCCAGATCCTACGACGCGGATCAGTACCCTGGCTTCGAGGGCGGCATCTACTTCTTCGATCATCGGATCGCCGGGCAGCTCGGCGACGCGCCGGCGCAGTACCCCTGCAGCGACTGCGGGAAATGGACGGGAAAACCTGCACTCCAGGTGGACCGCTTCTTCCCGGAGCAAGACCCATCGAACTACACCTCTCAAGTTTGGTTGCTCAACGGGTAAGCTAGTTTTTGATCTGTCTAACAGGTGCTTCGTCTGCattgtctttgtttctttttgctGAGTTTGGAAGTTTGGATGGTATTGTAGTGCTGAGATTGTAGTTTCTGATCAGTCTCCAACTGTTAGAAGAAGCAGAACACCTTTTTCTAGTAGAAATCTCTTTGCTATTGCAGCTATGATCAATACACCGTTTGATAATTTCTGCTTCCCACTTAATTGCATGATTCAATCATTAGTATATTCCTGTTGCAACTGATTTTCAGTGCGGACATGTGCGTATGGTTGTGCTTATATTTTCTTTGTGAAGTGCACATCGTTTTGACTGATAGATGGTGTTGTACCTTTGCCTTGCACGAATTGGATTTCTATGGATTCTGATATTTGGTTATGTAGCTCTGTCAGGGCTTTTCTTGAAAAGCCACTGAATGAAGTATGAATATCGAGGTTATAAACTGAATGAAGAACCCAGAATGGTTGGATCTTGATTTATTTTGTATTCTTTACCATGATGGATTTATCAAATTTCAGTCAAGCTTTGTTATGCCTCTCTGGTGCCTGCAGATTCTGCTGGCTTAGTCAAATTTCCTATTGACAAATCAATTCTGCAGAATTGCAGGCTATATTTTTCCTCTTTGGAACCTGCTGATTCTTTATGGTTAGCAGGTTACCTGATATGTAATACACAAGACACCTCTCAAAAAGTTGTCATACACAGACGCAATGCTTGCTAATTAAGTTGGCATGGTATCTTACCCTCATCTGTTTTAGGGCTCATGTTTAACCTGTTCATTTTGTTGGTATCGTATTTTAGTCCGAGGTAAGTAGTAGCTAAACATTCTCATGAACCATGATGCCGGAATAATTTCTCATCTGAACTGTGCGTGCAACATGCATCAGGTCACAGTCCATTTTTGTTGTTCAGATTGAAATAGCGAGCAATTTTGTTTGAGGCCCTTATGGCATTCTGAATAGACCTTGTAACTGAatattgttgaaattataagcacataatgatttaatttattccataaataaatcatgatattgcagatgtaaactagcataAATGCATTATAGGATCTACAcgtgtaaactaagcagtaaaacatgaacagatcaaatatgcgcaacatgtcgaacacgtaccgaggttacggaaagaccggttgctcagCAGGAACTACTCGTGGTTgcgggcgtcgacgaaggcgcgcagcacgcgagcggagaggaagatgggccgtcgcggacgaacagagagcagtcgcgcaaagcgcttcccaaaaaccttattgccgccgcACAGCatgcgagcggagaggaagacgAGCAGTCACGGACGAACATGGGGTAGTTGcgcaaagcgcttcccaaaaaccttattgccgcctcgtagcacgcgagcggagaggaagacgagccgtcgcggacgagcAGGGAGTAGTCGcgcaaagcgcttcccaaaaaccttattgccgcctttcccggtgcaggacgaacagggagcagtcgcgcaaagTGTTTCCTAAAAACCTGGTGCAAAGTGCTTCCCAAAAACCtagtgcaggacgtcgaaggtaGAGGTTCCGGAGAGGATGGAGTAGTGTACGAGCGACGGCGTGAAGGCGgtggctcggtttatatagagataggtcgcccTGCAAAAGGAGGCTAGCATCGTCGCCCTGGTTTatgtgtgttgcgtgaaggcgatggctcggtttatatagagataggtcgcccCGCAAAAGGAGGCTAcatcggtttatatagagataggtcgcccCGCAAAAGGAGGCTACATCGTCGTGCATGATCAGGGCGCCCTGGTTTatgtgtgttgcgtgaaggcgttGGCtcagtttatatagagataggtctccctgcaaaaggaggctggcATCGTCGTGCACACGCGTGTTTCCTCTCTTCTTTCCACCACACATgattcaagtggctaggagggcatcctcccttttaaggaggtcctcctctcctagaataagtaaggtggtactaaactccccaTACATGCTATCCTATGAGTTGGGCTTTTGTGATTactcaaagaattaatctttgaGTGGGCTaaagcccatctattaattccaacaaataTTGTCTTAGCATTTCTTGCTCTGTTCTTGTCTTACcacttctttctttcttttgattTTGCAACCGAACATTGAGTTAGCATTTGTTGCATTCCTCTAAAGGATGTTAAACGAAACTGATTTTGACAGAGACCGACACTCCTTTGCGTGTTCTCCATAACATTTGGATGCAGAATTACAGTGATTCTTAAGGACCTTCTTATTACTCCTTTACTGTTTCTCTTAAAAAATACCCCTGTTACTATAGTGCAGTTCTAGAATATGTGGATCATATAGACATTACTCAAAGAAAATGTGGCGACGTCCCGTGCTCCACTCCTCCATCGTGCATCGCAGTTGCGTCTAGGGGTGCGGCGTGTGGCATTGGAAAATTTTCAAGAGCTACTCGATGTGACACAGGCAGGCAAGGCCATCTACGATGGTGAGTGAACACTGCTGCCAGCTAGTTTTGGGTTGTTTAGGCCATCGAGTTGGGCCAGGAAAGCAGGGAGGCGGCAAGCAGGCCCAAGCAGTGAAGAAGATGAACTgaatacatcatttttttttcattttcttcacacacatatacatagtacatactatatttttttttcttaaaaaagatcTTGGGTATTCAGCTTGAATTGAAGTAGGCCCGCCCCTACCCCTCACGGCAGCCTGATGACCAGAGAGGCAGAGACTGCCTATTCGATAAGTTATTGGAATCGAGAAAATGTGtaatatgcatttttttaattagataTCGCTAAATTTCTGTCGCCACATTTTGGTTCGATTTCAGTCGGATAGTCCGAATTGCAGGATGCGCTTTGCATGCGTCGTGGGTGACTCACATCCGTATATCACGGCCGGCATGGACAGAGATATCCCTCGCTCCTCTCTTCTGATTTGTCTCTTCCCTTATTTATGTTATTTGTTAATTAATCAGTATTAGTAATTCTCCTATTTAagttgtaaatacactaaaattatataCGCAATTTATAAACCTACATATAATTATGAGACTTACATTAGAATTACACATGTAATTTAGGTACAGTACATGCTGTGAAAAATATGACGACATAGTCTCTTTTAATTTGATTCGAGATGAAAATGAATGGGTTTGTTAAGTTTCTTGAATTATGGGCAGTACGGGCCCACACGAGCCCTAGTGGGTGGGTCCAGACAGCCCTAGCTTCCCCGGCCCATTTCATTGCAGTATAAAAAGTAAtttagggctggtttggtttgaggtctAAATTAGGCTTATCAATATTTGACAAttttaatagtgtttagtgtctatttggtttgaagccaaatttgaCATGCCTAAAAAAATAGgtcatttcaatagtgaacttaggctattttggcttcaatccaaacacaactttaccttaccaaaatttgacactgacaaaatttagtaagaCCTATTTAGgcaacaaaccaaaccaacccttaATCCACTCCGAAGACAGACACAGCTCCCTCCTCCCGAAGCTACAAGAGGAATCAAACCTTCCCATCCCTCtggtcttc encodes the following:
- the LOC4327151 gene encoding uncharacterized protein isoform X3 — translated: MLLALLACLIPFYVPGGAIPTSPSISIGVKTLKLELSGTAYHNLDNWLQVAVTPGIEELTLMRFSCLRVHGCVRLKLIESKVPNLSTLDLSGKAELLLGETLQMKNLSMRHPNVVCYARSELPSSMPNIDTLALSSYDEVVNTPMLPTKFLYLKHLTICLSSGTFSPSYDYFSLVSFLDASPSLETLNLDVTNDPMKHESILGHSSKSHLRQMAEDHHCHLKNVEITGFSSAKSLVELTCYILKNSVSLECLTLDTLYPYDFRCSDERFERCRTMRIVF
- the LOC4327151 gene encoding uncharacterized protein isoform X2 → MKKEEASSTPTMGLQRLLSIQRNQQRRRRKILARNESAASANKQKGCSIPDLPEDIWRHIHSLMPMRDAARTACLSHSFLCSWRCYPNLTFNKYVFRPKAFTYGGDISHRIDSILGNHSGIGVKTLKLELSGTAYHNLDNWLQVAVTPGIEELTLMRFSCLRVHGCVRLKLIESKVPNLSTLDLSGKAELLLGETLQMKNLSMRHPNVVCYARSELPSSMPNIDTLALSSYDEVVNTPMLPTKFLYLKHLTICLSSGTFSPSYDYFSLVSFLDASPSLETLNLDVTNDPMKHESILGHSSKSHLRQMAEDHHCHLKNVEITGFSSAKSLVELTCYILKNSVSLECLTLDTLYPYDFRCSDERFERCRTMRIVF
- the LOC136351936 gene encoding uncharacterized protein, translating into MADFPPWADLADAVVREIANRLPCVYDRVHLAGVCRPWRESLERLPPLHPPPKLPYLILPLAEQPAFSCVLSGGATHPFFVPERIRHACYFGSYDGGWAFLSTLHPQANRVYFLANLAGTSGTFNLPNRIQLEREALELAPEEKPLLHRLVIYTATLSSDPFMDGCVVAGLINDQAPIPGYRRQKIAFWQIEDRVVVGYFYMGEACWDAVDVVRHNGAFHFLTKGEDIIVGNPVFAEAGAPPQVQWEYRCFSSQGRGYDGQHVVARYLVESSGELLMVVRCSPRPGEFTSAFKVFRMAQPEEDDDAPSLDGRTMLFVGRPCSRSDGDVVRYIWRELPSLEGRMLFVGRGCSRSYDADQYPGFEGGIYFFDHRIAGQLGDAPAQYPCSDCGKWTGKPALQVDRFFPEQDPSNYTSQVWLLNG
- the LOC4327151 gene encoding F-box/FBD/LRR-repeat protein At1g13570 isoform X1, yielding MKKEEASSTPTMGLQRLLSIQRNQQRRRRKILARNESAASANKQKGCSIPDLPEDIWRHIHSLMPMRDAARTACLSHSFLCSWRCYPNLTFNKYVFRPKAFTYGGDISHRIDSILGNHSGIGVKTLKLELSGTAYHNLDNWLQVAVTPGIEELTLMVCRLEITYNFPCALLSDGVRNSIRYLELGFCIFRPATELGPFRRLTKLHLQYVRITGDELECLLSNSLALEQLALIHCDHIICLRIPCVLQRFSCLRVHGCVRLKLIESKVPNLSTLDLSGKAELLLGETLQMKNLSMRHPNVVCYARSELPSSMPNIDTLALSSYDEVVNTPMLPTKFLYLKHLTICLSSGTFSPSYDYFSLVSFLDASPSLETLNLDVTNDPMKHESILGHSSKSHLRQMAEDHHCHLKNVEITGFSSAKSLVELTCYILKNSVSLECLTLDTLYPYDFRCSDERFERCRTMRIVF